The sequence below is a genomic window from Clostridium sp. BJN0001.
GAAGAAAGCACGTAAAAAGCTTGGAATTTCTGAAAATGCTATAAAGAATATTGAAATTATCAAAGAGAGCTTAGATGCGAGAAAGAAAAATGATATTAAGTTTAATTATTCTATAGATGTTTATACTGAAGATGATGAAAAAGTTTTAAAATCTGCACATAGTAAAGATATAAGATTTGAAGAAATAGAAAAAAGAGAAGATATAATTCATGGAAATGAAAAACTTATAGAGCGTCCTGTCATAATAGGATTTGGCCCTGCGGGAATATTTGCAGCTTTAACTTTAGCTAAAAATGGTTATAAACCTATTGTGTATGAACGTGGCGAAAATGTGGATAAAAGAACAAAGACTGTTAATAACTTTTGGAAAACAGGAAAGTTAAATACAGAATCAAATGTTCAGTTTGGAGAAGGTGGAGCAGGAGCTTTTTCAGATGGAAAATTAACAACAAGAATAAAAGATCACAGATGTTCATTTATTTTAGATGAATTTATTAAATCTGGTGCACCAGAAGAGATAAAATATCAGGCAAAGGCGCATGTAGGAACTGATCTTTTAAAAGGTGTCGTTAAAAATATAAGAAAGCAGATAATTGATTTAGGCGGAGAAGTAAATTTTGAATCAAAGCTTGAGAAAATAGAAATATCTGAAGGAAAGCTAAAAGCTATCGTAGTAAATGGAATAAGAAGAGAATGTAATGCTCTTATTCTTGCAATAGGTCATTCATCAAGAGATACGTATGAAATGATCTATGATGAGGGAGTAAATATGGAGGCAAAAGCTTTTGCAATAGGGGTTAGAGCTGAACATCCACAGGAAATTATAAATATAAGCCAGTATGGAAAATATTTTGATCATCCAAAGCTTCATGCAGCTGATTATAGACTTTCATATCAGTCAGCAAAGTTAAAGCGTGGAATATATTCATTCTGTATGTGCCCTGGAGGAATAGTTGTAGCAGCAGCATCTGAAAAGGAAAGGCTTGTTTCAAATGGTATGAGTTATCATGCAAGAGATGGCGTAAATGCTAATTCAGCTCTTGTAGTTACAGTAAATCCAGATGATTTTAAAGGTTCTTCTCCACTTAGAGGAATGTATTTTCAAAGACATTACGAAAGCCTAGCGTATAAATTAGGAGGTGGAGGATATAAAGCTCCTGTGCAGCTTGTTGGAGATTTCTTAAAAGATAGAAAGAGTACAAAGCTTGGAAGCGTAAAGCCTTCATATACAGCAGGATATGTTTTTGAGGAGCTTAAAAATTGTCTTCCATCATACGTTATTGATGGATTAAAAGAAGGAATAATAAATTTTGATTCAAAGATTAAAGGCTATGGTATGGATGATGCTGTTCTTACTGGAATAGAAACAAGAACATCAGCACCTGTAAGGATAGATAGAAACAAAAATTTAGAGTCAATAAACGTGTCAGGCCTTTATCCATGCGGAGAAGGTGCAGGGTTTGCAGGGGGAATAATTTCAGCAGCAGTTGACGGAATTAAGTCAGCAGAAAGCCTAATTACGAAATATAGTGAAAATATCAATTAATTTTCTGAAAATTTAGCTTTTTGACTATATTTTTGTTAAAATATATATGGAGAGCTTTATAAGCGATTGACACAAAATTAACAATATAAGATAATTATTATATAAATATATGAAAGGTTAGAGGTGCATAATAAAATGAGTAAAAATTTTGCAGATTTATTTTCAAGATTAAAAGAAATACCTACTAAAAAAGTAGCAGTAGCAGTAGCACAAGACGAACCCGTATTAGAGGCTATAAAAGAAGCTTATGAAAAGGGAATAGCTAACGCTATATTAGTAGGAGATAAAGAAAAGATTCATGCAGTTGCAGATAAAATTGACATGGATTTAAAGAATTTTGAAATAATGGATGTAAAGGATCCTAGAAAAGCAACACTTGAAGCTGTTAAGCTTGTATCAAGCGGAAATGCTGATATGCTTATGAAAGGTCTTGTAGATACAAAGACATTCTTAAGAAACGTATTAAATAAAGAAGTTGGTTTAAGAACTGGAAAGACAATGTCTCATGTTGCAGTATTTGAAATTGAAGGATGGGATAGATTATTCTTCTTAACTGATGTTGCATTTAATACATATCCAGAATTAAAGGATAAGATTGCAATAATAAATAATGCAGTAACAGTTGCACATGCATGTGGACTTGAAAATCCAAAGGTTGGAGTTGTATGCCCAGTTGAAGTTGTAAATCCAAACATGCCATCAACAGTTGATGCAGCATTACTTGCAAAGATGAGCGACAGAGGACAATTCAGAGGATGCGTTGTTGACGGACCATTTGCACTTGATAATGCTATTTCTTTAGAATCTGCTAGACATAAGGGAGTTAAGGGAGATGTCGCAGGACAAGCCGATATATTAATGCTTCCAAACATCGAAACAGGAAATGTTATGTATAAGACATTAACTTATTTTGCACCTGCTAAAAACGGATGTCTTTTAGTTGGAACTTCAGCTCCAGCAATTTTAACTTCAAGATCTGATACTTTTGAAACAAAGGTAAATTCTATAGCACTTGCAGCATTAGTTGCTCATAATAACAGCTGTAAATAATATAAGGAGAGATGAAGATGGCTTATAAATTATTAATTATAAATCCAGGTTCAACATCAACTAAAATTGGTGTTTATGAAGATGAAAAAGAAGTTTTTGAAGAGACTTTAAGACATACAAATGAAGAACTAAAACAGTTTAAAGAAATTTATGATCAGTTTCAGTTTAGAAAAGATGTTATTGTAAAGGTACTTAAAGAAAACAATTTTGATATGAAGTCATTAAATGCCATAGTTGGAAGAGGCGGACTTTTAAAGCCAGTTGAAGGCGGAACTTATGCTGTAAATGATGCTATGGTTGAAGACTTAAAGGTAGGAGTACAAGGACCTCATGCTTCAAACTTAGGTGGAATTTTAGCAAGATCAATTGCTGATGAATTAAATATACCATCATATATCGTTGATCCAGTTGTAACTGATGAATTAGCTGACGTTGCAAGATATTCAGGAACTCCTGATATTCCAAGAAAGAGTAAATTCCATGCTTTAAATCAGAAAGCAGTTGCTAAGAGATATGGAAGAGAGTCAAAAAAAGGATACGAAAACTTAAACCTTGTTGTTGTACACATGGGTGGTGGAGTATCAGTTGGAGCTCATAATCATGGAAAAGTTGTTGATGTAAACAATGCACTTGATGGAGACGGCCCATTCTCACCAGAGAGAGCAGGAGCAGTTCCAGCAGGAGATTTAATAAAGATGTGCTTTAGCGGAAAGTATTCTGAAGAAGAAGTATACAGCAAAGTAGTTGGAAAAGGCGGATTTGTTGGATACTTAAATACTAACGATGTAAAGGGAACAATTGATAAGATGGAAGCTGGAGATAAAGAATGTGAAAAAATCTACAAAGCTTTCTTATATCAATTAACTAAATCAGTAGGAGAAATGGCAGCAGCACTTAACGGAAAAGTTGACCAGATTATCTTAACTGGAGGAATTGCATATTCTCCAACACTTGTACCAGATTTAA
It includes:
- a CDS encoding FAD-dependent protein gives rise to the protein MPIRINNLHLNLDEDKDDLKKKARKKLGISENAIKNIEIIKESLDARKKNDIKFNYSIDVYTEDDEKVLKSAHSKDIRFEEIEKREDIIHGNEKLIERPVIIGFGPAGIFAALTLAKNGYKPIVYERGENVDKRTKTVNNFWKTGKLNTESNVQFGEGGAGAFSDGKLTTRIKDHRCSFILDEFIKSGAPEEIKYQAKAHVGTDLLKGVVKNIRKQIIDLGGEVNFESKLEKIEISEGKLKAIVVNGIRRECNALILAIGHSSRDTYEMIYDEGVNMEAKAFAIGVRAEHPQEIINISQYGKYFDHPKLHAADYRLSYQSAKLKRGIYSFCMCPGGIVVAAASEKERLVSNGMSYHARDGVNANSALVVTVNPDDFKGSSPLRGMYFQRHYESLAYKLGGGGYKAPVQLVGDFLKDRKSTKLGSVKPSYTAGYVFEELKNCLPSYVIDGLKEGIINFDSKIKGYGMDDAVLTGIETRTSAPVRIDRNKNLESINVSGLYPCGEGAGFAGGIISAAVDGIKSAESLITKYSENIN
- the ptb gene encoding phosphate butyryltransferase, whose protein sequence is MSKNFADLFSRLKEIPTKKVAVAVAQDEPVLEAIKEAYEKGIANAILVGDKEKIHAVADKIDMDLKNFEIMDVKDPRKATLEAVKLVSSGNADMLMKGLVDTKTFLRNVLNKEVGLRTGKTMSHVAVFEIEGWDRLFFLTDVAFNTYPELKDKIAIINNAVTVAHACGLENPKVGVVCPVEVVNPNMPSTVDAALLAKMSDRGQFRGCVVDGPFALDNAISLESARHKGVKGDVAGQADILMLPNIETGNVMYKTLTYFAPAKNGCLLVGTSAPAILTSRSDTFETKVNSIALAALVAHNNSCK
- the buk gene encoding butyrate kinase → MAYKLLIINPGSTSTKIGVYEDEKEVFEETLRHTNEELKQFKEIYDQFQFRKDVIVKVLKENNFDMKSLNAIVGRGGLLKPVEGGTYAVNDAMVEDLKVGVQGPHASNLGGILARSIADELNIPSYIVDPVVTDELADVARYSGTPDIPRKSKFHALNQKAVAKRYGRESKKGYENLNLVVVHMGGGVSVGAHNHGKVVDVNNALDGDGPFSPERAGAVPAGDLIKMCFSGKYSEEEVYSKVVGKGGFVGYLNTNDVKGTIDKMEAGDKECEKIYKAFLYQLTKSVGEMAAALNGKVDQIILTGGIAYSPTLVPDLKANVEWIAPVTVYPGEDELLALAQGAIAVLSGKEKAKVY